In one window of Pseudomonas chlororaphis subsp. chlororaphis DNA:
- a CDS encoding cation-translocating P-type ATPase: MTAHTHAAAPASMLTSAEQRSAARQLTLAMLALGLLGLGLVWRWLASEQTGVSQLLLGFASLLVALPVMRSAWYSLRYPSLHGITDQLIALAMLGAWATGDLLTAALLPIIMIFGHVLEERSVIGSQEAIHALGRLTRSHARLVQADGSIGEVDNATLKAGDVVEVRAGDRVPADGLVLSGQASLDTAPITGESVPLEADVGMQVFGGAINLDGLLRLEVTRTGHESTLGKVIALMQSAERSKPPITRLLERYAGSYMVLVLLLAAVTWFITHDAQAMLAVLVAACPCALVLSAPATAIAGIAVAARHGILIRSSAFLEELADLTSLVVDKTGTLTFGTLRLQSIDSPREDRQALLNLAASLGSASSHPVSRALAGLVAQEHFLVLSDIRERQGLGVVAQTEQGEAALGRPELFGQLDIATTAVPEHDGPIAGLALNGEFLAWLLLADSVKPEARFALDELRELGLGRQLLLTGDRQSVADSLARDVGIGDVEAQALPEDKLKRVLGEIDSGFRPMVVGDGINDSLALKAGVVGVAMGAGGADIALASADIVLIGSDLRRLGTCVRLSRQCRQTLQVNVIIGLGWTLAIVAFAAFGWLGAAGAMIAALLHNLSTLLVLGNAGRLLRFQEPLLKL, translated from the coding sequence GCCATGCTCGCGTTGGGGCTGCTCGGTCTGGGCCTGGTCTGGCGCTGGCTGGCCTCGGAGCAGACCGGCGTCAGCCAGTTGCTGCTGGGTTTCGCTTCGTTACTGGTGGCACTGCCGGTGATGCGTTCGGCCTGGTACAGCCTGCGTTACCCGAGCCTGCACGGCATCACCGACCAGTTGATCGCCCTGGCCATGCTCGGCGCCTGGGCCACCGGCGACCTGCTGACCGCGGCGCTGTTGCCGATCATCATGATCTTCGGCCACGTGCTGGAAGAGCGCAGCGTGATCGGCTCCCAGGAAGCCATTCATGCCCTGGGCCGCTTGACCCGCAGCCATGCGCGCCTGGTGCAGGCCGATGGCAGCATTGGCGAGGTGGACAACGCCACGCTCAAGGCCGGCGATGTCGTCGAAGTGCGTGCCGGTGACCGGGTGCCCGCCGATGGTTTGGTGCTGTCCGGACAGGCCAGCCTCGACACCGCACCGATCACTGGCGAGTCGGTGCCGCTGGAGGCCGATGTCGGCATGCAGGTGTTCGGCGGGGCGATCAACCTCGACGGCCTGTTGCGCCTGGAAGTGACCCGCACCGGCCACGAATCGACCTTGGGCAAGGTCATCGCGCTGATGCAAAGCGCCGAACGTTCCAAGCCGCCGATCACCCGTTTGCTCGAACGTTACGCCGGCAGTTACATGGTGCTGGTGTTGCTGCTGGCGGCGGTGACCTGGTTCATCACCCACGATGCCCAGGCGATGCTCGCGGTGCTGGTGGCGGCCTGCCCCTGTGCCTTGGTGCTGTCCGCGCCGGCCACGGCGATTGCCGGGATCGCCGTGGCGGCGCGGCACGGCATCCTGATTCGCAGCTCGGCGTTCCTCGAGGAACTGGCGGATCTGACCTCGCTGGTGGTGGACAAGACCGGCACCCTGACCTTCGGCACCTTGCGCCTGCAATCGATCGACAGCCCGCGGGAAGATCGCCAGGCCTTGTTGAACCTGGCGGCCAGCCTCGGTTCGGCCAGCAGCCACCCGGTCAGCCGCGCGCTGGCCGGCCTGGTGGCCCAGGAGCATTTCCTGGTGCTGTCGGATATTCGCGAACGCCAGGGGCTGGGAGTGGTGGCGCAGACCGAGCAGGGCGAAGCCGCCCTGGGGCGTCCCGAGTTGTTCGGCCAGCTCGACATCGCCACCACGGCGGTGCCCGAACATGACGGACCGATTGCCGGGCTGGCGCTGAACGGTGAATTTCTCGCCTGGCTGTTGCTGGCCGACAGCGTCAAGCCGGAAGCGCGGTTTGCCCTCGACGAGCTGCGCGAACTGGGGCTGGGCCGCCAGTTGTTGCTGACCGGCGACCGCCAGAGCGTGGCCGACAGCCTGGCGCGGGATGTCGGCATCGGCGATGTCGAAGCCCAGGCGTTACCGGAAGACAAACTCAAGCGCGTGCTGGGGGAAATCGACAGCGGTTTCCGGCCGATGGTGGTGGGCGACGGGATCAACGATTCCCTGGCGCTCAAGGCTGGCGTGGTCGGTGTGGCCATGGGCGCGGGTGGGGCGGACATTGCCCTGGCGTCGGCCGATATCGTGCTGATCGGCAGCGACCTGCGGCGCCTCGGCACCTGTGTGCGCCTGAGTCGCCAGTGCCGCCAGACCCTGCAGGTCAATGTGATCATCGGCCTGGGCTGGACCCTGGCCATAGTCGCCTTTGCCGCGTTCGGCTGGCTTGGCGCGGCGGGGGCGATGATCGCGGCGCTGCTGCATAACCTCAGCACCTTGCTGGTGCTGGGCAATGCCGGGCGTTTGCTGCGTTTCCAGGAGCCATTGCTCAAGTTGTAG